The Shinella zoogloeoides genome contains the following window.
GCGCGTCGATCGAGAGAGCAAAGGCTGCGGCCCAGAGCGCAGGGGTGGCCGACCGGGTCACATTCGAGCAGAGCGCCGCAGCCCGGTTTCCGGGGCGCGACTATGACGTCGTCGCGATGTTCGATTGCCTGCACGACATGGGCGACCCCGTCGGTGCCGGACGGCACGTCAGGGAAACGCTGGCCTCGAACGGAACCTGGATGATCGTCGAACCTTTCGCGCACGATCATCTCAAGGACAATCTCAACCCGGTGGGCCGCGTCTACTATGGAGCCTCGACGATGATCTGCACGCCCGCGTCCCTCGCCCAGGAAGTGGGCCTCGGGCTCGGTGCGCAGGCCGGAGAAATGCGCCTTCGAAAGGTCGCCCTAGACGCCGGCTTCACCCATTTCCGCCGGGCAACGGAAACGCCGTTCAACATGGTGTTCGAGGTGCGCGCTTGAGACCGTGCCATCCTGCAGGAAGGCAAATGCAACACGCGGCCGATCAGGAAAGCCGGTGACGGCCTCGTTCACCAGTTGCCGGGATCGGCCGTGTGGTCGGTCACCGCATATTCTTCCGCGATATCCCTATCGAGCGACAATTCCGTCGCCGTGTCTTTCCCATCCGTGACCCGATAGGCAAGCGGCACCGGCCCTCTGCTGAGCTCGCGATACATGAGCAAGGCGGCCTCCTCGGCAGTATCCGCCTCGATTTGAAGGCTGGTCGCGACTGTGAACGTCACCATGGCTGAATCCTCACCCGGCTGGTTTCGGTGCGATGGCAGTGTAGATCCCAGATGGATCGAAAGCCAGATTTTCACCGCTCGTCGCCGGCATCCGGATGGATACGCTCAGTGCAGAGCATCGCCCGACAGAATGCCGGCACTATCCACGTGAATCCAAGGCCGGACGCACGGAACATACCCGCTCTGGCGAGTCGCATCGGCTTGTTTGAGAGGAGAATAATCGTAACGGAATGGCGGAGGGAGTGTAACAAATACCGAACTCTCTCCCGTGTCGATGGCTTCGGCACGGGATCGCCGCAAAAATCTGCGCATCAACGACCGTCAGACACTCGGTCTTTAGCCTGAAGAGACGCTCCGCCCGCCCGTACCATCAACCGTTACCAACTGGCGCACGGCCACCAGATGGCTCGATTGAGCTCCGCGGCGGCATGCTTCTCTGCCACCATCAGGTCATCCCGCCAGCGCGAGGGAATCTTCCCAGCACCTCGCTGAAGTGTCGGTCGAGAGAGACCACGCGGCCCCCGCTCGGACCATGCCGTCCGACAAAGCAGTTCTTCACACCTCTGATGGGCGCGCTAGCAGTATGGCCCGCGATCAGCCGCGGCCAGCATTGGACTGGCTTGCCCCAGCTTACCCTGATATGGTCAAGAAAAAGAGGGCGATATGATGGCGGATGCGGCTGACCAAGCCATGACCGTGCGAGATGTGGCTGGCTACCTGAACGTCGACGAAAAGACGGTTTATCGGCTCGCCAAGCGCGGCGATCTGCCGGGTTTCAAAGTGGCCGGCGCATGGCGCTTCAAGAGGTCAGACCTCGATGGCTGGATCGATCTGCAGAAAAAAGCTGCGAAAAAAGAAAGTTTGAGGGGGCCCGAGTGAGCGATCTGAACATCAGCAATTTTATCTGGAACATCGCTGATGATGTTCTGCGCGATGTCTATGTTCGCGGCAAATACCGGGACGTCATCCTGCCGATGACCGTCATTCGTCGGCTCGACGCCGTGCTTGAACCGACCAAGGAC
Protein-coding sequences here:
- a CDS encoding helix-turn-helix domain-containing protein, translated to MMADAADQAMTVRDVAGYLNVDEKTVYRLAKRGDLPGFKVAGAWRFKRSDLDGWIDLQKKAAKKESLRGPE